The nucleotide window TCTTTCTCTTTTCCAATTGCCTCATTACTATTCCTAATATTCCTAAAACAGCTTTCTGTATATGTTTATTGTTGAGTATTAAGACAAAATGTTGTTCGCTCATTTCTAAGTTGCTTTGGGTAAAGccaaataaatacatgtaaatgtaaattagtTCATATGAAATTAGCTTTGTGAACTCACAAAAACCCTAAGAAGTTGACCGAACCCATTTGATTAAGTAAACTCGTTCTCTAAATTGAATTAAGTAATGGGTCTCCTGTAAGACAGAAGGTTAAACAGTCAACTTAGATTTTGTTTACGGagagacaaataaaaaacaaaggaGAAACAATAAAACTTTGGTTGGTGCCATTCATCTGCATTTAACCCTCAGGTGGGGCTGTTGACATGCATTCAACCCCTTTGATCTCTTCAACACAAATCCTCTCAGTCTAAACCTTTCTCAAAGCCTTCAGACTCATATATTGGGTAAAATAGGACTCAATAAGTTAAATGAACAAAGATAGTTAACTTATGGATACAAAAAGCTACATTTTGGCCAAGATTACTTAACTTTGTAAGTACAGTACTGTTCAAGAAAAGCAGAGTCCTGTCTTTATCAAAATTATTGTTTGAAGATGAGAAGAAGATGAAGGAAATAAAGGAGTATATGTTCAGGTACATGACACTATAACAGGTGTTGTGTCTGACCACCTGCTCAGAACCAATGAAATCTACAAGGAGACTGACAGCTGTGCTATAACACCATCCACATctacctacacacacacacacacgcacacacacacacacacacacacacacacacacacacacacacacacacacacgcacacacaaactaCTTGCATGTAATGGGAAGaaaatttgtaattttaatcTGAGAGATCTCAAATCTTCGATTgcgttaacacaattagttGGAGTTGCAACTGCTTTTGAGAGTAATTTTCTTAATTAAGTgctattttttttatagtttttttttatagttttatgcatttttaggtaaagagaaagacttaatagtgtttaatgtccgtttatcttattgatttagaagcgtttgtgttatattttttcaaactgtttggttaccatcgtgcAGAAAAGTGCCGCTTGTGGTTTGGTTGTGGATGTGACGTTTTTCTCTCAAtgagcactaactgtgttaatgcctgtttggcaaagtatcatatgttattattattagcatgctaacatgtgcttaagctaattagtatgatataaaaatgatttacataaaataatagaattgagttattcaaaccacactaaattgagttgaggcaactaattgagtattgccatttactttaaattgagttgggctaactcaatatatttttattgtgtaaagcagttttttatgagttaagggtacacattcatattggatggaaatcctgcccacaattgtattgagttaatccaattaatactttttttgaGTGCATCTAGAGCTGGACAATAATTCAATGAATATATCTCACGGTATAATATTTTTCTATAATGGTGATATGGTTTCTAAACGCATTTCTGGTATTTCGATAGATAGAGACATTACGGCGTCTCGTGGCCGCTCAAATGTCACGTGTAAAAACGCATGAAAGCAGATAAAGGCTTTCCTATAAAACGCATGGCGTCTTTTGTAGTTAAGCAACCATGAGCCGCAATCTCCGGGACGAGCAAACGGAATGCATATTTAAATCGCTCATCTTTACCTTTTGTTAATACAGTTTTCCAATGTGTacttaaataaaatgataaatgtatgcttgtttaaataacaaatgttgATGACTTTCATGTGCAGACAGAAGCAAGCTTACAAAACTCTAAACTATGAACAAGAGTTTTTAGTTTTCATTGACACACATTGTCCACCGCACAAATAACTTCTGTGACTTTAAATGGTTGCTTTTTTTGTCTTACTATAGACCAGGGGTACCACTctacagtcctgcagagtttagctccagctctaatcaaacacacctgataaAAAGTTACAGACAGGTGAGGTttaatcagggttggagctaaactctgcaggactgcggctctcaAGGACCGATGCTATagacacttaaaaataaatatttcaatgcattaAATATTAGTGCTTAAATTGATATCAGGCAAATCAAGTGCATTAGCCGATATGAATAAATAACACTGATTGGTTGTGTCTGACCAACACAAAGTGAAGTAAAACCACATAACTGTCATTAAAGAGATGTGAACACCGCAGGTCTGAATGAACTGCTCTCGTATACCCAAAACAGCTCGATTAAAATACAAAGTGAAGAGTTTGACCGCGAGTGACATCTCATACACTTACACTTGTACCTAATATTATAGTGTAGTGCTCAAGACCCACCAGCacccacaaacacacagactgaCTGTggacattaaatattaaaattctcATTAAACTGGTGATTAGAAGAGATGAGATAATGGCAGAAGAGAGGAAGACAAAGAGGATGAGAGAgataataaattatagtttgCCTGCCATGTTCccattcttttattttattttaataaaatgtactATTTCACTTTTATGTTTGCACAATGTAGttctttatttttacttttatttgcaCTATTTGTATGCAGCCCAGCTGCAAATGCTTTGGCATTACAAATGTGCAGTTTTTCTCATGCTAATAAAGCACACTTAAATTAAAAATTGAAATTCAGAATTGAGAGAGAGATGGGAATAGATGATGCTTTAAAGAGAAACCTTTAGACATACAGAGGACCTGCGAACATTGATGTTCAGAGAGGAAAACTATAAAGCAATCACCttaaattaaatacttttaatatgtcaaataaatctttggtgtccccagagtacctGTGaggttttagcttaaaatagcatatagatacagtgaggaaaataagtatttgaacaccctgctttGCAAGTTCTTCCACTTAGATATCATGGAGggatccagaaatcacaatatatttttttttttaactatttatttgtatgatacagctggaaataagtatttgaacacctgagaaagtcaatgttaatatttggtacagtagcctttccttgcaattacagaggtcaaacgtttcctgtagtttttcaccaggtttgcacccactcctccacacagatcttctcttgatcagtcaggtttctgggCTGTCACTGAGAAACACAAagtttgagctccctccaaagattctctTTTGGGTGTAGGTCtggaccacatgactttctcccatgactcttctggatcatccaaatggtcattggcaaacttaagacgggcctgaacatgtgctggtttaagcaggggaaccttccatgccatgcatgatttcaaaccacgacgtcttagtgtattaccaacagtaaccttgaaaacggtggtcccagctcaTTGACCAGTTCCTCCGTGTAGTTCTtggctgatttctcacctttccagtggtgtagtctagatttttgtagtgagtatactgtgatttttccctctcacccttatgctcactcgtcctagcccataagcaccaccacactcacagatgcatacagtatagatattcatgtaactaagagcattctgaaagtgtactcataaacacataaactgaatgtgttatcaacatgtcagtttattataagaaaaaaaaagactttaacagccaatgggtttacagctggggaaactggactgatttttagactggtttagtgttaatcaacatctaacccagggccaaaagttactcaactgttaattaaaattaaataaactgtttacaatcttcaatccgtggcaaacacttggattgaaggagaaaaatatccactctttcaatagctattatctgacaactattgataacattaccatgtttaatttaatggtgtaaatgtttttaattaccataatacacatttaagatgaccatgaagtTACTCtcatttgcatagtcattgatataaaagctttttttgcatataatataagcattgtttaaaaatgaaaataggcttttactttattattacaagaccataatgtagcatattagacacccaaaccaaagtgaagaaaatgatctttaatttgcaagtctgaactgaacatcaacgcagacatgaatttcctcacagaagtttaagatcatatacatcttgaacgtagatatataaattaacacagagaaagaaagtttaacactgtgaagcacaagcaaacatactGAAAGctaaaaccatcaggatataattacgggcttattttattgtatttggagccttacctccagataaagtaataaactggactgattatttaaatgttgtttactcacatgtgcgttgtaaactctatggattttatgttgtgCACTGCTCCACTCGTCGTTCTCTTCTCCACgtggactgtttgtttacagtgtcgcgtgagcagctacactgcaggttcgacttcatttggcgctaagcagacctcatggtgatgtcaaagtaccgcgagagcgattcaaagcagatttcttcatgtgataactggagtctctctcgcggtactttgctatCACTCGCTTGTGGCGCaacaccagtctgctccccagtcactttcgcgtcactatagtaatttgatttcatagaaattcatacgccgatcggatcgcgcagttcggcaggaagtatattgcttaatatgtatttcaacccgctaaggTAGCAAGTGTGGCATtctaatggtcagtgcttcacatctatattatgactaaaagtttaaaaatgtcacaaaaccatgctgttacgcatcctcgcgctatttttagtaggtatacggaaatccttgacaatttctagtgggtatacggcgtatacctgtgtatcacgtagactacaccactgcacctttcttaggatcattgagaccccacgaggtgagatcttgcatggagcacCAGTCCGAGGGAggttgacagtcatgtttagcttctttctttttctaatgattgctccaacagtggaccctttttcaccaagctgcttgacaatttccccgtagccctttccaggtgtacaattttgtctctagtgtctttagatagctctttggtcttggccatgttagtagttggattcttactgattgtatggggtggacatgtgtctttatgcagctaacaaactcaaacaggtgcatctaatttaaaataataaattgagTGGAGGtgaacattttaaaggcagactaatggcgcttttccattgcatagtaccccgcggtttagtttagttttgggtcaggtcagctcacctcactttggcatggttagcttttccatcgagtttggtatcacttcgcagtgggagggattataggcgtgtcgttatatttgcgctgtctactgctgtgacatcatacaagtgagagcgtccttatacattcccatacatttatttatttctcagtacgccacaaaattaaaattggccaacACAAatatagatgtttgcacatcgcgtttatcactaacgTTACCTCTATCTCACATGACTTGGTTtaaacacccgtggcgtcagtagTTAACACACTCCActgagcctcattgaagttgcatttaagcatatataatgcttGACATGCTCGTTGgaatgttccgccacaaacgtacaggaaaaaactgttatggtgtctctgattctcaacctgtggatgtttttcattgctttaagggagtttgggaacttatagcagagcacagatgataacatgtttgctcgagacagcgcaagctagcactaaaggtaaagctaatcttttaaagagcacctattatgggatacacgtttttaaacatccttttgtgtgtaagtgtgtattagtacatgctaacgatattcaaaaagtacatacctcaaagaaaacgatgacgagagttatcgtctctaacgttcgaggactacaaaaaacactcggattgtaggcaacagtttacttcctgggacatcacaaggggagccagatttcaatcaCTTATTTTTTGGGTTTACCAAAAAATGAGTTataaaaactaagttactaggttgatctttttcacatttcacaacacctgaaaatgtttaaatcaaTTTAGTTTCTATTCATTAACAAATCGAGTGTGAAGTTTGTAATGGTCTGTCAAAGTGCAAATGTTTTAGTTAGTATTTATCACATCACAAGGTAATGACTGCTTTATTTCAATGAGAGATTATTTGGACCTTTCACAGTGGTCTACAACTTGATAAATCCTCTAGAAAGACTTGCTTtggtttaattaatttttaatattttaattagaggATTATAATTATATTACATAAAACAATGTAAAATGTCTGCTTAATTAAACCAGAATTTAGTGTTATAATTTCATAAAGCACaaatataaaattagaaaatcTTTGATATTCTTTGGccatttttgtcatgtttgtgATGACTGAATATTTGTGTTCAAGCTTGTTTATTGACTTGATGATCAATGTTTGTGGCCATGTACGATGGcacaacagacagacagtcaatCTGAGGAAGTCCATGGGGTTTTGTGGTGCcagctttatttattatttagtattttaatGTGATAGCTGTGTGGCAATGAGTCATTTTCATACAGTACGCACCTTTCAGAAaagttttatgttaattttagcaCACAAGCACAGCTTGGAGATACTGTAGGTCAGTCTGATGTGATAGGAGTTTCTCTAGCAGTGTGTGAGGAAAATGAGATTCAATATCATTCACAATAAACTGTTCAGAAGTGTTTGCTTAATTTATTCAAGTCACATCTTGAGTGAGGTCAGTACTTGTGTGCGTATGCTTCGGATGTACAGGCAGAACTTGAGGGATTTTATTTAGCATCATTTCTACATTCTGGTTTAcgagaaaaatacatttaatgaaATCAAAACTTGATATGGATATCAATCTGTCACAAAGTTTGTAGCAATGCTTTTATTTGTGCAGATAAACGTCGTATTGACCTCAACAGCAAACCTGCAGCACTTGTGTGTCCAAGCAGTGTGTTGAATATTTAGTCTGAACACATAGTTTAACAGATATATGATAACCACATCTAAGAGTAACATCATGAGTAGATGAGATAAGtcgtgtgtgcatgtgtttgtgtgcgtgtgtttgtgtgtgttaatAAAGGTCAGTGTTTTCTCCTGCTATGCTTCAGTGATGTAGGGGTCCGGTGTGAGGTTATTAGCTCTGATCTCTTCTGACGGACACTTAAAGGTTCCTCTTGTCCTCTCTGTCACAGTCACAGCCTGATATCAGATTACACACAGACAATACTCGCTAATATTTCACTTCATTCCAAACATTAGCAtactgatagacagacagattgatatACACAGACAGGCTGCACTCTCAGAATTAAAGTTGTCGCTCtggtggtaccttttcaaaaagtacacttttgtatcTAAAATGTGTATATTGTTCCTTCAATGGTACATGTACTCTTACCTTATAggtatatctgtacctaaatgttaTACTAGGACCCAGTGGTgaccggtgacttcttttttgaggTTGCACGATGCAAAGCTCGTCATGTCGAAATACAGACCCTTTAatggggtttatgataaaagagacgctcgcttttgccagatccttgtttaatttcatgagtttagtgttaagttagtgtcttgcgagtattttgtgaacatgagcgtctcttttatcataaaccgttttgacgtgtgtgcagcaggcacgtattttgacatgatgcttGATGCAAATGGTTCGCATGATGCAACAAAAACATATCTTGACATGAAAAGCAACACACACGACACGCCGCACACATAGCTATTTTGAATTCACGCCCATCTGAAGGGAAGATTTTCAAAGGTCCCGTCCCAGTGACATAAAGGTACAACACTTGTACCTTTTTTCAGAGagtgtgtgtttatgtatttgtgtgtgaTTATAGTTTATTGtcttttttcatattattatttttgtatagTAATCTTTCCTACAGTTctcatttattatatatatttatataaagcacctttatttgcatttatttaatgaGCAAGTGACTTGAATGTACATTTGATGTATTAGtacattttattcattcatggATTCTCTgagatttgaacccatgactttGCCATTGCTGTCTCCTCCCTATTGACTACATTACTTGTGGCTGTATTTTATTAAGTTTCTTGTAACTTTGGGactattttacatttttcatttaattttcatttgGCACATTGGTTTCTTTGTGACTGAGTACAGTTTCAAAAATTAGACAAAATTGTGTTGTTTACAAAAATTTATTCAGACAAATCTTACAACACTGtgttttttgacatttatgtGCAGTACGTTATTGTATTAATGATTAACACAAGACACAGATTTATTCATCTAAAGATTTATCTCAACGGTTAAGTAAGGCTTTGGGCACTGTCAGTCTCTACACACAACATGAATTTCAAAGGCGAGCATCTTTAATGAATGCCATACAGATAACCAGAACACAGAAAATGATGCAGGGAGTCGATTTCAAATAACAGGGGCAGCAAAGATATGCAACGCTAATGATTCAATGAAATAGGAGACGTGTGAGCAGGTGATTGCAGCATTGAAGGGCCACTAATGTACCATCTGAATTTGGTGGCCATTTTAAAGACGAGGAAAAGGCACCCAAGCCGTCCTCTTGTGTCACAAAGCCTGCAGGAGAATGCAGAATTAAACAGATTGATTTCACAAccctttaacacacacacacttgcacacACCACAAAATGCATATATATCTTGTACGTTTTAAGCATGCTTTCACTACGCTTATAAGTTATTTATCACAcacttctttcttttttaaagcCTAGTTATGTGCACCATACAACAACACTTTTAATAGACCTATTATGGATTATAACAGTCATACCTCTGAATATGTTTTATGAACACTAATGGATGTCATGATAGTGTTATATTAACAGCTGTATggtcaaaaacaacaagcattaTTATGAAAAGAAAATCTATACTTCCTACAAAAAGAGAAAGGCTACGAAAGACATTTTTGATAGAAACAGATTGAATGCCATATGGATTTGTGCCAAACGATTTTAATAAGTTCTGATAAACATAACACAGACATGAACTTGAGATTTGAGAAGTAGGAAAAGGTGCATGCTCAGTAGGACACAGCAGTGTTTCAATCAGACAAGATGTGTTCATCGTCATCAGGACAGAGTTTGGGAAAACAGAAATTCACACATTAACAGTGTAAGGCTGAGATTTTTTAGGAGATATGAAAGTAGTGAAGGTTTGTGCAAGAGAGATCAACGTATAAAGCGGCTTGTAAGATGACAGTGGGAAGATCGAGAGTCCCTCGGAGCCGTGTAAACTCACCGAGAATTCAGAAGGGAACTTCTTCAGCCATTCCAACAAAAATCCCTCAATGTCATCCCCATCCGGGAGTGCACCAAAGTCTATGTCTTGTAGAAATTGATGCAAATCTAAGTCTTCAGGGctgttgtaaataaaaacactacactctTAATGTCAAGAGTTGAGGAATGAGAGTAACATTCAATTTATTTCCATCTATTTATTTagactgatgtgtttttaaaagagAAGGTATCAAAGCCTACTGGGTACAATCAATtcctttattaaaataaataagcaagcaagcaagcacacaaacaaacaaacaggtaAGTATCGTTTGGTCAAACTAAACTGTGGACTGCATGGTCCACAAAGCAGACTGTATTGTGTTGTTCAGGTGCTTCAgtacaaaagaaaaacaatatcATTATCAAAATATTCGTTTTAATATCTTCATcatacataaatacatgtttaaagGACACAGGTGCGATTTGATCTGACTGATTTGTTCTGCAGCAGGTGCTGTACATACAGGGGGGTTATTATAATATAGGGAGTTATTTGATAAGCGCTACAAACAGGCAAGCCGCCGTCCTTTGCCTCTATATCTCTGTCTATACCTTTGGCCCAGGACTGCGGACAGATACTTCTTTACTGCCATTTGCTTCCGATAGCGGCTGTAGCTGTCCGTGAAAACCCCGTCCGAGTGGCGTTTGGAGAGCGGCTCGTTGTCCTCCTCTATCGTGTTTCCTCCCCTGCGTGCGCGGAAGAAAGACAAACACAACATTACAAATCACGACCACTTAACACTTAAAAACTGACTGTACTTGATAAAAAGTGACGTTTGTGTAAAACAAGAAGTGGGTAATATCTGTGGAAAGTGTGCCGTCTGAGTGCGTTCTTGCGCATTAGTTTTGCGCATTTTTTGGTCTTTGTACACATGCGTCTGATGGACGCGTTTTGCACATCATGGGTCAAGTTAAACAGGTTGAAACAGACTGAATGCAAGGACGCGCCCTgtgcaaacttttatgaccgaaacttgtttttttataaatgaaggTGATATAGAAAATTAGATTCACGAAGGATAAGTCTAGTTTGCGTACGTATCTCACCATGGGTGTATTACAGAAAGCGTGGTTAACCTACCATCAGCGAAACCCTAATCATGTCGGTTCCAAAACACCAGATAGTTCAGTCAACCTCCTACTGGTAATCGAGAGTTAATGTACGCACGCGGAGAATAGGCTACATAAAGACATTTTCAATTTCAAACATACAACAGCTGTCTGGAATACTTCCCTGAAAAGTTATTTTTatggataataataataaatggtGCGTTCTTGCATTATTTTTTGCGCATTTTCGGTCTTTGAACACATGCGTCAAACAGACATCGCGTTTTGAAGAAGATAAACGGGACATAGATACTAAACGCATTTTGGTAAAACGCACTGCACTATCATGTAGTCGGATAAAGAATTTGAAGTGATGCTACTTAGATAATGAAACTGTGATGTTGATGATGGTGTTGTTCTTACCCCACGCGTTTGGCCATCAGTGTATGCAGGTATTTCCTCGCTGATAACTGACCGAGCGCTTTCCTGTACGCTTTATTAAACATCCCGTCAGCGTGCCTTTCCATTCTGGGTGACAAATGCCAAAAAGAGTAATAATTATGTTCGTTATTTCGCAAACATCTTAAAACGCAATGATATCTTATCAAACTCTTATGAGGTTCCATTTTGGGAATGAGACTTCTAGTATTCACCTGTTCGAAGGAGGATAATATAAAGTGAATGTGTCTCCAGTAACTGATGGAGAGCTTGCAAAAGCAATTTGATCGCTTTCAAACGTTAAATCTGGTAACGAGTTGGCGTCCTCGAATCCCGCCGTCTCCATCCTGAAACAAAAAAGGGAATTATTTCTTCCATCAGTCTGCTGTAATATGGGCTTAAACATGTTCATTTTTTAGCCTTTTTTGCgctaaaaataattttgtgcaATAGAAAGTTTATGTGGGTGTTAAAGGTTATTTATAGAGCCATAAAGCCCGGCAAATAACCCTTTgggaacttttatttttaaagcgtATTTATGTTTCTTCTGAAAATAAAGTTAACTTTGTTCGAAATCAAACATTTAATACAAAACGAATAATGAGTGGTGGTCCTACAAAGCAGGTGCAGGttagttttaacaaatattttataaggttaggacataaaaaaaacacagttaaaATGCGTGTGAAAAAGAGACGAGACTTTACCTGACGCTCGGGTAGCTGAGAGGAGAACATACACTACAGTGCACGAGGAGTCCATAGATGAAGAAAGCAAGAGTCGTTTTGCTGCTTGTCATCATTCTGAAGGAAAAATGCATAGATTAGTAGACTATATACTTGTTGGAAAGTCATCATTGAGTTTAAAAGATCACCTATCATTTGATCTGCAGTGGTTTCTTTTTCAATTGAGAAACATATTCCTCTCTACTCTTATATTAACATTCCACAAGAAGGTGTTTCTGAGATCATGTGGTGTAAGTAAGAGTTTGCACAATTATtatgtttcttaaaaaaagtaCAACTACTATTTTTCCTACtgtttaaagcacaaaaatttcttttcttttagaAGTCCGAAGAGCATCACATAGCCTACCTACAGCAGCGCACGGATGCGTGCGGTCCAGCGGAGACTGCAACCAGAAGAACGAGATACAATCTCAgcctctctctctgtgtctctctcaccctctctgtctctctcactctctttctctttctctcaa belongs to Paramisgurnus dabryanus chromosome 2, PD_genome_1.1, whole genome shotgun sequence and includes:
- the adcyap1a gene encoding adenylate cyclase activating polypeptide 1a isoform X2; translated protein: MMTSSKTTLAFFIYGLLVHCSVCSPLSYPSVRMETAGFEDANSLPDLTFESDQIAFASSPSVTGDTFTLYYPPSNRMERHADGMFNKAYRKALGQLSARKYLHTLMAKRVGGGNTIEEDNEPLSKRHSDGVFTDSYSRYRKQMAVKKYLSAVLGQSPEDLDLHQFLQDIDFGALPDGDDIEGFLLEWLKKFPSEFSAL
- the adcyap1a gene encoding adenylate cyclase activating polypeptide 1a isoform X1 — protein: MMTSSKTTLAFFIYGLLVHCSVCSPLSYPSVRMETAGFEDANSLPDLTFESDQIAFASSPSVTGDTFTLYYPPSNRMERHADGMFNKAYRKALGQLSARKYLHTLMAKRVGGGNTIEEDNEPLSKRHSDGVFTDSYSRYRKQMAVKKYLSAVLGQSPEDLDLHQFLQDIDFGALPDGDDIEGFLLEWLKKFPSEFSVSLHGSEGLSIFPLSSYKPLYTLISLAQTFTTFISPKKSQPYTVNV